In Longimicrobium sp., the DNA window TGACGGAGGAGGCCGGGATCGTCGCACTCCATCACCTGGAAGCAGCGCGAGAAATCCGGCTCCACCCAACTGGCGACGTAGTTCAGCCCCGGCGGCATCATCCGGCCCTGCTCGCGGGCGCGCTGGTAGACGGCGGGCGCCTGCCCCGGCCGGAAGTGCTCGATCACCATGTACAGCATGCCGCCCCGCTCCGGAATCGACGTTCAGCCACGTCCCATCCTGCCGCGCCGGCGCGCGTCGAGGAACAGCACCACGAGCCCGACCAGCAGCAGGATCGCCCCGAGGAAGCCCGCCCCCAGCGGGATCATCCCCGACATCTCGTCGAAGCGCCGCTGCCCGGAAACCGTCTCCAGTCCCCACCAGCCGAAGCCGATCAGCAGGCCCCGACCACCCCCATCGCCGCCGCCGCCGCGCGCATCGGGGGCGATCACCCCTCGCCGGAGTACACGGACTCCTCCGGCGCGTCGGTGGGGCTCTCGAAGAAGACGCGGAAGCCATCCGGGTCCACGAACGACGCCACCCACATCCCGTTGCCGACGAACGGCTTCCGCGCCGCCGCCACGCCGCGCGCGGTGACGTCGCGGTAGATGGCCAGCGCGTCGCGGCAGATGAAGTAGGTCGACACGCCCTCGCCCGGCCTGCCGAGCGGCGCGTGGACGTGATGCCCGTCGGATTTCCGCTCCTGCAGCATCAGCGCGGCCCCGCCGAGCTGCAGCCAGCACCAGCGCAGCTTCCCCTCGTCGATCCACCGGTTCGTCATCTCGAACCCCAGCCCGTCGACGTAGAAGCGGAGCGATGTCTCCATGTCGGCCACGTCGAAGTACGGCACCGCCTGCTGGACGTTGGCCTCGGTTGCGATTGCGGAGTCCATCGTCGACCTCCTGCCGAGGGTGCTACCGCGCGCTCACGGCCGCGCGCGGCGAAGCGCGACGAACGCCCACACGCTGAGCGCCGCCGTGGCCGCGGTGATGGCTATGTACCAGCCGTGCTCGGCCACGCCGTGGTGCTCGGTGAACATCCGCGCCACGTGCGCCACCGTCAGCAGCGCGAAAACAATCCCCGTGGTGATGACGTAGGCTTTCATGGTGCCTCCATGGGCTGACCGTGCCATGTCCGGGCGCAGTCCCCTCGGCCGCTGAATTGCGCGGATGAGGATGCGCCCGCCCGTGCATTGTCTTCGCCCGGGTGATTCGCACCGCGGCCCGAAACCCGTCGGCTACCCTGATCCTCCGCCTGTCATGCGCATGGACCTCACCCTCACCCGGCTTGACGAACGCAGGTACGAAACCGTGATCCGGCGCGACGACGGCGTGCGGTTCCACGTGAAGGGCGTGGGCCACATGTTCGCCATCCCGCACGACCTGGCGCACCTTGCCATCGAGCAGGCGCTGGGGCTGCGCCGCGGGTTCTGGGGGAGCGTGGCCGACGGGGCCGTTTTCGAGAGCATGACGTACCTGGGCGGGCGCCGCAAGCCTCACGCGGCCGAGCGCTCGCGCGAGGTGCTGCGGGCCAACCGCGACTCGCTCGGCGAGGCCGAGCTCCTGGTCCGCATCTTCAACGACGCGCTGGAGCGGGGACACGGGCCGGATTCGTCCGAGCTCCGCGCGCGCATCGAGGGGCGGTGGACCGCATCCGGGCACCCGCCGCGCACGTTCACCGACGACGAGGTCGCCGCGGCGTGCGGTGCGTGGGAACGGATGCTGGAGCGCTGGAATCAGCTGCCCGTCGGCGGGCGGCTGGGGCTCGAGTGGGAGATGGAATCGCCCCGCCCCAGCCGCCACGCGCGCCGGCGATAAGAGCGCCGCCTACGGGTTCGCCGGCCACTCCCCGTCGAACGCGACCACGCGGGCGAAGGCCGCCTCGCCGCCCTGGAACTTCCAGGGGAAGCAGCCGATGATCAGGCGCCGGTTCTGGATCTCCGGGGCGCTGATCTGGCCGCCCAGGTTCTCGATGTGCATGCAGTTGTGCCCGAACAGCCGGTTGTGCGTCAGCTGGTAGTCCTCGTCGGGGAAGAGCCGCGCGACCTCGTCGGGCCCGCCGAACTTCTTCTCCGCGGCGGCGCGCACGCGGTCGCAGTGGCCGTGCATCCCCTTGCCCAGGAAGCGGCCGATGGGCAGGTCCATGGGGTGGTCGGTGGAGACCACGTCCACGCCCCAGATGTGGATCTCCTTCTCCAGCAGCCACTGCACCATGTCGGGGTGCGCGCCGGGGTGCATATGAATGTACTTCTCCTCGTCGGGCGTGTCGCCCCACTGCGCGAAGCGGTGCCAGCCGGTGTGCAGGATCACGATGTCGCCCTTCCGCACCTCCACGCGGTCCTCGATCATCTTGGGCGTGTAGACGGCCAGCTCGTCCATCTCGTCGGTCAGGTCCACGATCACCCCGGGGCGGCAGAGCCAGTCGAGCGGGATCTGGTCGATGGTCATCCCGCCGGTGACGAAGTGGCGCGGCGCGTCGAGGTGCGTGCCCATGTGGTTGGAGGTCTGGATGTACTGCGCGTTCACGCCGTGCTCGGCCTTGCGCTTGATGTACTTGACCTCGAAGGGCGGGTAGTAGGGCCAGAACGGCGCCTGCTCGTTCAGCGGCTGCGACAGATCGTACAGCTTCATCGGTCTCCGGCTCGAGTTCGGGTGAATGCCTGCGTGTCTTCCGGTACAGAAAACGTCGACTGCATGATCTGGGCGTGTTTGGCGCTCCAGACGCAAAAACGGGCTGCGCGCATGCCTCACGCGGGCCCTCTCCCTGGCGCTTCGCGCCTGTCCCTCCCCCAAAACAGCCTGGGGGAGGGACGAGGGCTCGCTTCGCTCGCGGCTGCTCAGCGCACGCCGAAACATCGTCCGCGCTGAGTTCTCCCCTCCCCTGCGAACCGGGGAGGGGGCTGGCCGGGCGGGCAGGATGCCTTCCTCCCGCGCAGATGCGTGCGTGCTACCTCTCCCGGTACGGGAGAGGTGGCGAGCCTAAGCGAGCCGGAGAGGGCGCGCTCCTCAGCTCTCCGCCGCGCTCCGCTCCCGCGCCGCCCGCGCGAACGCCACCGGCAGCGCGCGGCCGACCAGCACGCCCACGAGGTGGCGCCGGTAGTCCGCCGACGCGTGGATGTCGAACGGCGGATCGACCTCCGCGCGCGCGGCCTCGGCGGCGGCGCGGACCGCGTCGTCGCCAGGGGACGCGCCGACGATGGCGTCCGCAGCCCCGCGCGCCAGCACCGGCCCCTCGCCGACGCCGAGGAGCGCGATGCGGGCGGCGTCGTACGTCCCGTCGTCTCCCAGCGACAGCTGCACGGCCACACCGGCCAGCGCGAAGTCGCCGTGCCGGCGGCTGATCTCCATGAACGACCAGCCGGCGCGCGGCGCGGGCGCAGGGATCTCGATCTCCCCCAGCATCTCATCGTGCTCCAGCGCCGTGGCGAACAATCCGGTGAAGAACTGGTCCGCCGCCAGCGTGCGCCGACCGTTGGAGCCGAGCAGGTGGAAGCGCGCGCCCAGCGCCAGCATCACCGCGGGAAGCTCCGCCGCCGGGTCCGCGTGCGCGATGCTGCCGCCCATCGTCCCCCGGTTGCGGATCTGCGGGTGGGCGACGAAGGGAAGCGTCTCGGCCACCAGTGGCGCCGCGCGGGCAATGGCGCCGTTGCGCTCGGCCGCGTGCTGCCGCACCATCGCGCCGATGCGCAGCCCGCCGCCGTCCTCGCGGATGTAATCGAGCCCGGGGATGCGGTTCAGGTCGATCAGCACGCCGGGCGCCGCCAGCCGGAAGTTCATCGCGGGGACGAGGCTCTGGCCGCCGGCCAGGAGCTTGGCGTCCCACCCGTGCTGCACCAGCAGCTCGATCGCCCCGTCGATAGTGTCCGGGCGGAAGTACTCGAACGGCGCGGGCTTCATCGCACGCTCCCACAGGCCGTGGGGAAGTATGCGACTGAAGTCGCGGCTACAACGACACGCAGTCCGCCTTCGCGGACTCCCGCGGGCGCAGCATCCTGGCCGAGCCGAAGCTTCGGTGTGCGCTGAGTTCTCCCCTCCCCCATCCCGCCCCCCTCGTGGGGGGGGGGCCGGGGGTGGGGGGGGACGGCGGCCGCGCCCGGCCGATCGTCTGCGCGCCGCCTCATCCGATCGTCCCCGGCGGCAGGTCCTGGTCGAGGTCCTCCACCGGCGCGGGCTCGTCCGGCACCCCGGGCGCCAGCGGCGGCTCCGGCTCGGAGCCGGCGAGGTTCGCGCTGGGCGATACATCTCCCGATGCCGAATCTCCCGCCGTTGCTGACGATACGCCCGCCGCCGCGTCGGGCGTGTCGCCGGATTCGGGGTTCGCCTCCGCCGCGTCCTCGACCGTCGCGGCATCGTCCACCAGTTCGCCCTCGACCACCGTCGCCGTCGCGATGCCGAACGACGCCGACGCGGCGCCCAGGCTGGCGCCGATGCGCAGCTCCATCTCGCGGCTGAGTGCCTCCAATCCCTGCCGCGTCAGCAGCTTGGCCACCTGGTCCAGCAGCCGCTGCCCGATCCCGGCCACCTTCCCGCCGATCTGCAGGTCCGCGCGGTAGCGCATGGTGGTGGTCTGCTCCACCTCCAGCAGCTCGACCGACGCGCTGCCGCGGGTGAAGCCGAGCGGGCCCTTGCTGTCCACCTTCATCATGTAGCGCGCGGGCTCCTCGCGGTCGTGCAGCGCCACCGAGAGTGTCCACTGCGCCGCCGTCACCGGTCCCACGCCGATGCGGATCGACCCCTCGTAGGTCCCGTCTCCCGTCGCGACCAGGCGCTGGGCGCCGGGCATGGCCTTCACCAGCACGTCGGGGTCCTGCAGCAGCACCCACACGCGGTTGCGCGGGGCGCGGAAGGTGAACTCGCCGTCCACGATCATGCGTCCGCCTCCAGCGTCGCGGGGATGTTCGTCGCATTGCGCGCGGAGCGGCGGGGCGCCGTCCGCAGCATCTCGAAGAGCTGGTTGGGGCTCAGGGGGATCTCGGTGACCTCGATCTCCCACTCGTCCAGCGCGTCCTCCAGCGCCTGCGCGAACGCGGCGCCAGAGGGGATGCACCCCGCCTCGCCCACGCCCTTGAGGCCGAGCGGGTTCATCGGCGCGGGGGTCTCGCGGTGCGCCATCCCCACGCGGGGGACGTCGAGCGAGGTGGGGAGGAGGTAGTCGGCGAACGAGGCGTTCATCAGCTGCCCGTTCTCGTCGTAGACCAGCTTCTCGAAGAAGCAGTTGCCGATGCCGTGCGCCACCC includes these proteins:
- a CDS encoding carbon monoxide dehydrogenase subunit G, whose protein sequence is MIVDGEFTFRAPRNRVWVLLQDPDVLVKAMPGAQRLVATGDGTYEGSIRIGVGPVTAAQWTLSVALHDREEPARYMMKVDSKGPLGFTRGSASVELLEVEQTTTMRYRADLQIGGKVAGIGQRLLDQVAKLLTRQGLEALSREMELRIGASLGAASASFGIATATVVEGELVDDAATVEDAAEANPESGDTPDAAAGVSSATAGDSASGDVSPSANLAGSEPEPPLAPGVPDEPAPVEDLDQDLPPGTIG
- a CDS encoding VOC family protein, with product MDSAIATEANVQQAVPYFDVADMETSLRFYVDGLGFEMTNRWIDEGKLRWCWLQLGGAALMLQERKSDGHHVHAPLGRPGEGVSTYFICRDALAIYRDVTARGVAAARKPFVGNGMWVASFVDPDGFRVFFESPTDAPEESVYSGEG
- a CDS encoding cyclase family protein codes for the protein MKLYDLSQPLNEQAPFWPYYPPFEVKYIKRKAEHGVNAQYIQTSNHMGTHLDAPRHFVTGGMTIDQIPLDWLCRPGVIVDLTDEMDELAVYTPKMIEDRVEVRKGDIVILHTGWHRFAQWGDTPDEEKYIHMHPGAHPDMVQWLLEKEIHIWGVDVVSTDHPMDLPIGRFLGKGMHGHCDRVRAAAEKKFGGPDEVARLFPDEDYQLTHNRLFGHNCMHIENLGGQISAPEIQNRRLIIGCFPWKFQGGEAAFARVVAFDGEWPANP
- a CDS encoding DUF3303 family protein; this encodes MLYMVIEHFRPGQAPAVYQRAREQGRMMPPGLNYVASWVEPDFSRCFQVMECDDPGLLRQWTDAWEDLVDFEIVPVVTSAEAAEKMTGAALGA
- a CDS encoding xanthine dehydrogenase family protein subunit M, whose protein sequence is MKPAPFEYFRPDTIDGAIELLVQHGWDAKLLAGGQSLVPAMNFRLAAPGVLIDLNRIPGLDYIREDGGGLRIGAMVRQHAAERNGAIARAAPLVAETLPFVAHPQIRNRGTMGGSIAHADPAAELPAVMLALGARFHLLGSNGRRTLAADQFFTGLFATALEHDEMLGEIEIPAPAPRAGWSFMEISRRHGDFALAGVAVQLSLGDDGTYDAARIALLGVGEGPVLARGAADAIVGASPGDDAVRAAAEAARAEVDPPFDIHASADYRRHLVGVLVGRALPVAFARAARERSAAES